One region of Alcanivorax sediminis genomic DNA includes:
- a CDS encoding acyl-CoA thioesterase gives MWTTTLRPRFCETDALGHINNTVIPVWFLEAREPVIALFTPDPTHGENGLAMVHMDISFKAESMFGAPVTVTTAIGNVGNSSLVVVQRAWQNGVLTAVGKATLVSFNTAARKSQSITDQQREQLNLHLDGPEAEQPPLG, from the coding sequence ATGTGGACAACAACACTGCGCCCCCGCTTTTGCGAAACCGATGCCCTGGGCCACATCAACAATACCGTTATACCGGTCTGGTTTCTGGAGGCCAGGGAGCCGGTGATTGCCCTTTTCACGCCGGACCCAACCCATGGGGAGAATGGCTTGGCCATGGTGCACATGGATATCAGCTTCAAGGCCGAGTCCATGTTTGGCGCACCGGTCACCGTCACCACCGCCATTGGCAACGTGGGCAACAGCTCGCTGGTAGTCGTGCAGCGCGCCTGGCAGAACGGTGTACTCACCGCCGTCGGCAAGGCCACCCTGGTGAGCTTCAATACCGCAGCCCGCAAGAGTCAGTCCATTACCGACCAGCAGCGTGAACAACTGAACCTTCACCTGGATGGCCCCGAGGCCGAACAGCCACCGCTCGGATGA
- a CDS encoding tRNA dihydrouridine synthase: MRPMKLILAPMEGLADFWVRQALTDVGNYDWCVSEFVRVNGLLLPPKVFYRWCPELKNGARTRAGVPVHLQLLGSDPACVAENAARAIELGAPAIDLNFGCPAKTVNRHRGGAVLLDEPELVHAVTLAVRRAVPADIPVSVKMRLGNEDDALSLDNALGVEAAGAAWLTVHGRTKRQGYKPPAFWDRIGLIREAVNIPVIANGEIWTAEDARRCQQESGCADLMLGRGAVADPLLVRALRTGQMSSWAEILPIVERFMQDVAGTGTDAQEAGRVKQWLSYMRRQWPEAGQLLQHIKRETCLRTMEPSLQQALAAVSAPAS, from the coding sequence ATCCGCCCCATGAAACTGATCCTCGCCCCCATGGAAGGCCTGGCGGACTTCTGGGTTCGGCAGGCGCTGACGGATGTGGGCAACTACGACTGGTGTGTCAGCGAATTTGTCCGGGTCAACGGGCTGCTGCTTCCCCCCAAAGTGTTCTATCGCTGGTGTCCCGAGCTGAAAAATGGCGCGCGCACCCGGGCGGGCGTGCCTGTGCATCTGCAATTGCTGGGCTCGGACCCGGCCTGTGTGGCCGAAAACGCAGCGCGTGCGATAGAACTTGGGGCCCCGGCCATTGATCTGAACTTTGGTTGCCCGGCAAAGACGGTGAATCGCCATCGCGGTGGCGCCGTTTTGCTGGATGAGCCGGAGCTGGTACACGCGGTCACCCTGGCGGTACGGCGGGCCGTGCCGGCAGATATCCCGGTGTCGGTAAAAATGCGGCTGGGAAACGAGGACGACGCGCTGTCGCTGGACAATGCCCTGGGGGTGGAAGCCGCGGGTGCCGCCTGGCTAACCGTGCACGGTAGAACCAAACGGCAGGGTTACAAGCCGCCGGCCTTCTGGGACCGCATTGGCCTGATCCGAGAGGCGGTGAATATTCCGGTGATTGCCAATGGCGAGATCTGGACTGCGGAAGACGCCCGGCGCTGCCAGCAGGAGAGCGGCTGCGCCGATCTGATGCTCGGGCGTGGCGCGGTGGCAGACCCCCTGCTGGTGCGGGCCCTGCGCACCGGGCAGATGTCCAGCTGGGCAGAAATTCTGCCGATCGTGGAGCGCTTCATGCAGGATGTGGCGGGTACCGGTACGGATGCCCAGGAAGCGGGGCGAGTGAAACAGTGGTTGAGCTACATGCGCCGGCAGTGGCCGGAGGCCGGCCAGCTGCTGCAGCATATCAAGCGCGAAACCTGCCTCAGGACGATGGAGCCGAGTCTTCAGCAGGCGCTGGCGGCGGTGTCAGCACCAGCGTCCTGA
- a CDS encoding universal stress protein, whose translation MYKRILVPVDGSQQALLALDHAAHLQQANDAELYLLCVFKHHSLFEASLSMVRPKDVQIPDDALREYASEVAEQAKQQALNAGAQKVRAFVKGGRPSKAIVRFAKDNDVDLIVMGARGSSSDVDGYFLGSVSQRVASMATCPVMIV comes from the coding sequence ATGTACAAGCGAATTCTGGTTCCGGTCGACGGCTCCCAGCAAGCGCTGCTGGCCCTGGACCACGCGGCCCATCTTCAGCAAGCCAATGATGCTGAGCTGTACCTGCTGTGTGTCTTCAAGCATCACAGTCTATTTGAGGCGTCCCTCTCGATGGTGCGCCCCAAGGATGTGCAGATCCCGGACGATGCCTTGCGTGAATACGCGTCCGAGGTAGCGGAACAGGCAAAGCAGCAGGCACTCAACGCTGGCGCCCAGAAGGTAAGAGCCTTCGTAAAAGGGGGGCGCCCCTCGAAGGCTATCGTGCGTTTTGCCAAAGACAACGACGTGGACCTGATCGTCATGGGCGCTCGCGGCAGCAGTAGTGACGTGGACGGCTATTTTCTGGGCAGCGTGTCACAACGTGTGGCCAGTATGGCCACCTGCCCGGTAATGATTGTTTGA
- a CDS encoding TRAP transporter large permease — protein sequence MAWIMFLVMLALLLFGFPMKVPLILGAIVGFVMMFDGFDRMDFFIQQMLAGIRPTALIAVPMFILAADIMTRGQSANRLVNMVMAFIGHIKGGLAVSTATSCTLFGAVSGSTQATVVAVGSPLRPRMLESGYKDSFTLALIINASDIAFLIPPSIGMIIYGVISGTSIAELFIAGIGPGLLILAMFSIYCIIYAYRMDVPTEEKASWRERITSVREALWPLGFPVIIVGGIYGGIFSPTEAAAACVLYAVMLEFVIFRSLKAMDIYAIAKSTGLITAVVFILVAVGNGFSWIISFAQIPQTVLGSMGINEAGPTGVLMAIAVAFFVACMFVDPIVVILVLTPIFAPAVSAAGLDPVHVGILITMMVAIGSATPPFGCDIFTAIAIFKRPYWEVIRGTPPFVFMLLGATLLVIAFPQIALFLRDLFFQ from the coding sequence ATGGCCTGGATCATGTTTCTGGTCATGCTGGCGCTACTGCTGTTTGGCTTCCCCATGAAGGTGCCGCTGATTCTGGGCGCTATTGTGGGCTTTGTGATGATGTTCGACGGCTTCGACCGGATGGACTTTTTTATCCAGCAAATGCTGGCCGGGATTCGCCCTACCGCGCTGATCGCCGTACCCATGTTTATTCTCGCCGCCGACATCATGACCCGCGGTCAGTCCGCCAACCGGTTGGTGAATATGGTGATGGCGTTCATTGGCCATATCAAAGGCGGCCTGGCGGTGAGCACCGCCACCTCCTGCACCCTCTTTGGCGCGGTCTCCGGTTCCACCCAGGCCACCGTGGTTGCTGTGGGGTCTCCGTTACGGCCACGTATGCTGGAGTCTGGCTACAAGGATTCCTTTACCCTCGCGCTGATCATCAATGCCAGCGACATTGCGTTCCTGATTCCGCCCAGCATCGGCATGATCATTTACGGCGTCATCTCTGGCACGTCCATTGCGGAATTGTTTATTGCTGGCATAGGACCGGGCCTGCTGATCCTGGCCATGTTCTCCATCTACTGCATCATTTACGCCTACCGCATGGATGTGCCCACGGAAGAAAAGGCCAGCTGGCGAGAACGCATCACCTCCGTTCGCGAAGCGCTGTGGCCGCTGGGTTTTCCGGTGATCATCGTCGGCGGCATCTATGGTGGCATATTCAGCCCCACCGAAGCGGCCGCTGCCTGCGTACTGTATGCCGTGATGCTTGAGTTCGTCATTTTCCGCTCCCTGAAAGCCATGGACATCTACGCCATTGCCAAATCCACCGGCTTGATTACCGCAGTGGTGTTTATTCTGGTGGCCGTTGGTAACGGCTTCTCCTGGATCATTTCCTTCGCGCAGATTCCCCAGACGGTGCTGGGCTCCATGGGCATAAACGAGGCGGGGCCCACCGGAGTACTGATGGCCATTGCCGTCGCGTTCTTTGTGGCCTGCATGTTTGTGGATCCCATCGTGGTGATTCTGGTGCTGACCCCCATCTTCGCGCCGGCCGTATCCGCCGCAGGGCTGGACCCGGTGCATGTGGGCATCCTGATCACCATGATGGTCGCCATCGGGTCGGCAACACCGCCGTTTGGCTGCGACATCTTTACCGCGATCGCCATTTTTAAACGCCCCTACTGGGAAGTGATTCGCGGTACGCCACCGTTCGTATTCATGCTGCTGGGGGCCACCTTACTGGTCATCGCCTTCCCGCAGATTGCATTGTTCCTGAGGGATCTCTTCTTCCAGTAA
- a CDS encoding DUF4212 domain-containing protein produces MREENARAYWAANLRLILTYLAIWFVVSYGCGILLVDELNQIHLFGFKLGFWFAQQGAIYAFLVLIIMYAHSMNKLDRKFDVHED; encoded by the coding sequence ATGAGAGAAGAAAACGCCCGCGCCTATTGGGCTGCCAACCTGCGATTGATTCTTACCTACCTGGCTATCTGGTTCGTGGTCTCTTATGGCTGCGGCATTTTGCTGGTGGACGAACTCAATCAGATTCACCTGTTCGGTTTCAAGCTCGGTTTCTGGTTTGCTCAACAGGGCGCAATCTATGCGTTCCTGGTACTGATCATCATGTACGCGCATTCCATGAACAAGCTCGACCGCAAGTTCGACGTCCACGAAGACTGA
- a CDS encoding TRAP transporter small permease: MTDEAPLRENSSLPGFLGTIDNGIARIEAVILAMGVLLMAVNTVANVVGRFLFGESLHFSEEVNRILIIMITFAGIGYAARHGRHIRMSALYDVFPTQVRRVMMVIISMVTAAVMFFLCWYAVSYITSVYHTGRVLPTLGFPIYLIYLWVPVGLAVTGIQYLMTAIKNIVSKDVYLSTSVLDGYDDEETEI; the protein is encoded by the coding sequence ATGACCGATGAGGCCCCATTACGGGAAAACTCGAGCCTGCCAGGATTCCTTGGCACCATCGATAACGGCATTGCCCGCATTGAGGCTGTGATTCTCGCGATGGGCGTGCTGCTCATGGCCGTCAATACCGTAGCCAATGTGGTTGGCCGATTCCTGTTTGGTGAAAGCCTTCACTTCTCTGAAGAAGTGAACCGTATCCTGATCATCATGATTACCTTTGCAGGTATCGGCTATGCCGCGCGACATGGCCGACATATTCGCATGTCCGCACTTTACGATGTATTCCCCACCCAGGTTCGCCGAGTAATGATGGTGATCATCAGCATGGTCACTGCGGCCGTCATGTTTTTCCTTTGCTGGTATGCCGTCAGCTATATCACGTCGGTCTATCACACGGGCCGGGTACTGCCGACGCTGGGCTTCCCCATCTACCTGATTTATCTGTGGGTACCCGTGGGCCTTGCTGTGACAGGCATCCAGTACCTGATGACGGCCATCAAGAACATCGTGTCAAAGGATGTGTATCTGTCCACCTCGGTGCTGGATGGCTACGACGACGAAGAGACGGAGATCTGA
- a CDS encoding TRAP transporter substrate-binding protein, with product MAALAACSDSGNDGANPSANAEHEGQNWRYAHEEYEGDVQDVFAFKFKEYIEEHSPNTVQIHRFGELGESDDIMELTQAGVLQFVNQSPGFTGSLIPEAQIFFIPYLLPVGDDKIVSFFKDSKAINEMFPSLYAEQGLELLAMYPEGEVVVTADEKVTSPEEFKGKNIRVMTNPLLSETYSAFGATPTPLPWGEVYGALQTNIIQGQENPIFWIQSARLYEVSPNLIFTGHSQFVTAMMANQTFYNELSDENKKLVQDATAYARQYIFDYVPGLGDKMLKKIKEDSDKVTVTRLSEAQREAFRERAPQVEAKFIKMTGERGEELLNQFKSDLAEAEKSSSKE from the coding sequence ATGGCGGCCCTTGCTGCCTGTAGTGACAGCGGCAACGATGGCGCCAACCCGTCTGCCAACGCCGAACATGAGGGCCAGAACTGGCGCTATGCTCACGAGGAATACGAAGGTGATGTGCAGGACGTCTTCGCATTCAAGTTCAAGGAATACATCGAAGAGCACTCTCCCAATACGGTTCAGATTCATCGTTTCGGCGAACTGGGCGAATCCGATGACATCATGGAACTGACCCAGGCCGGCGTCCTGCAATTCGTCAACCAGTCACCCGGCTTTACCGGCTCCCTGATCCCCGAAGCACAAATCTTTTTTATTCCCTACCTTCTTCCGGTGGGCGACGACAAAATCGTTTCTTTCTTCAAGGACAGCAAGGCCATCAACGAGATGTTCCCCTCCCTTTATGCTGAGCAAGGGCTGGAACTGCTGGCCATGTATCCGGAGGGAGAGGTGGTCGTCACCGCAGACGAGAAAGTAACCTCACCGGAAGAATTCAAGGGCAAGAACATCCGGGTAATGACCAACCCGCTGTTGTCCGAAACCTACAGTGCCTTCGGCGCCACACCCACACCGCTCCCCTGGGGCGAAGTGTACGGCGCGCTGCAGACCAACATTATCCAGGGACAGGAAAACCCCATCTTCTGGATTCAGTCCGCACGTCTTTACGAGGTTTCCCCAAACCTGATTTTCACCGGCCACAGCCAGTTTGTGACCGCCATGATGGCGAATCAGACGTTCTACAACGAGCTGTCTGACGAAAACAAGAAACTGGTTCAGGACGCCACCGCCTATGCCCGCCAGTACATCTTCGACTATGTCCCCGGTCTCGGCGACAAGATGCTCAAGAAGATCAAGGAAGACAGTGACAAGGTGACCGTCACCCGTCTGAGCGAAGCACAGCGAGAGGCATTCCGCGAACGCGCACCTCAGGTGGAAGCCAAGTTCATCAAAATGACCGGTGAGCGAGGTGAGGAGCTGCTAAACCAGTTCAAGAGCGATCTGGCTGAGGCGGAAAAAAGCAGCAGCAAAGAATAA
- a CDS encoding exodeoxyribonuclease VII small subunit — translation MAKKATPALETALDNLETLVERMESGELTLEESLKAFEEGVRLSRDCQQALQQAEQKVRILLEQNSNAEPEPFTGGNDEQ, via the coding sequence ATGGCCAAAAAGGCAACCCCCGCCCTGGAAACCGCACTGGACAACCTGGAAACCCTGGTTGAGCGGATGGAATCCGGAGAATTGACCCTGGAAGAATCCCTGAAGGCCTTTGAAGAAGGGGTTCGCCTGTCCCGCGACTGCCAGCAAGCGTTGCAACAGGCAGAGCAGAAAGTCCGCATTCTGCTGGAACAGAACAGCAACGCCGAGCCCGAGCCTTTCACCGGCGGCAATGATGAGCAGTAA
- a CDS encoding porin — protein MNQARTLRLSAATLASLAALGSLPAHAEMEVTPYGSLRIQTEAVSVDEAQPGEDDSYTGLRDAYSRLGARATFNDLDWVDITATVEFPINSALMRAEDPTFFQSFYKGNNKPRVADIAATTESMGSLRVGTQWLAYYNSVAYPVDFFSSFYSGYATQATFRRDAATYTTPSMAGLTGTVSAVDLTDEAGTSYLDTWQYALSWALNDLTLGLAYQDSEQDSGDQADQLGASLAYVMGGWRFAAKVEQLQSNDDTLQDEDPVTYNLYGSYSWNKYTVKAMFANGEESDDPAAFFQGDSYQVGLDYQYSDNLKLFADYFYEELGYAIYTPTSRSFNPLAGYQVDSDGQAISLGLRYDF, from the coding sequence ATGAACCAAGCACGCACCCTGAGGCTGTCCGCAGCCACGCTGGCCAGTCTCGCCGCCTTGGGCAGCTTGCCCGCCCATGCTGAAATGGAAGTCACCCCCTACGGCTCCTTGCGGATACAGACCGAGGCGGTTTCCGTAGATGAAGCCCAACCTGGTGAGGATGATTCCTATACCGGACTGCGCGATGCCTACTCACGACTGGGCGCCCGCGCCACCTTCAACGATCTGGACTGGGTGGACATTACGGCCACCGTGGAATTCCCCATCAACTCGGCATTGATGCGCGCCGAGGACCCCACGTTCTTCCAGAGTTTCTACAAGGGCAACAACAAGCCCCGTGTTGCCGATATCGCGGCTACAACCGAAAGCATGGGCAGCCTGCGCGTCGGCACCCAGTGGCTCGCCTACTACAACAGCGTTGCCTACCCGGTGGATTTTTTCAGTTCCTTCTACTCAGGTTACGCCACCCAGGCCACATTCCGCCGTGATGCTGCCACCTATACCACACCGAGCATGGCAGGACTCACCGGCACCGTCTCGGCAGTGGACCTCACCGACGAAGCCGGGACCAGCTATCTGGACACCTGGCAATACGCCTTGTCCTGGGCACTCAATGATCTGACGCTGGGGCTGGCTTATCAGGATAGCGAGCAGGACTCCGGCGATCAGGCCGACCAGCTAGGCGCGTCGTTGGCCTATGTGATGGGTGGCTGGCGTTTTGCCGCGAAAGTGGAGCAACTGCAGTCCAACGATGACACCCTGCAGGATGAAGATCCTGTCACCTATAATCTGTACGGCTCATACAGCTGGAACAAGTACACCGTCAAAGCCATGTTTGCCAACGGTGAAGAGAGCGACGACCCGGCCGCTTTCTTCCAGGGTGACTCTTACCAGGTCGGACTGGACTACCAGTACAGCGACAACCTGAAGCTGTTTGCCGACTACTTCTATGAAGAGCTGGGTTATGCCATCTACACCCCGACCTCGAGAAGCTTCAATCCTCTGGCGGGCTACCAGGTAGACAGTGACGGCCAGGCCATTTCACTGGGCCTGCGCTATGATTTTTGA
- a CDS encoding MBL fold metallo-hydrolase, which produces MKAARWLLSALVVLAVLLAVLFHLSPSLEGWQQADTQNAPEEGDVTIVFLGTSTILISDGSTHLLTDGYFSRLSIPRLFMPMSPDEDRIKQALATAGIDKIDAIPVLHSHFDHVMDSGIVAQLTGAQVLGSASTAMAAAGSGIGEERITTVQTHHPYQFGDFTLTFVPASHVPLPGVIENWTGKGEITEPVTPPAWIGAWEEGQSYGLVVEHPKARILVQGSAGMQPGELERYQADYALVATASLGKQSKAYQDAYFNETVAAVGAHTIIPVHWDNFFTELAEDVPPLPWIMDNLDASFQALAGRHQGEFRVLKPFRTLVLTPPPAPAEDSAPSS; this is translated from the coding sequence ATGAAAGCAGCGCGGTGGCTTCTCAGCGCCCTGGTAGTACTGGCAGTTCTGTTGGCTGTTCTTTTTCACCTTTCGCCCTCTCTGGAGGGTTGGCAGCAAGCGGACACCCAAAATGCGCCTGAGGAAGGAGACGTCACCATCGTCTTCCTTGGCACCAGCACCATCCTGATCAGCGACGGCAGTACCCACCTGCTCACGGATGGCTATTTCTCGCGGCTCAGCATTCCCCGCCTGTTTATGCCCATGAGCCCCGATGAGGATCGAATCAAGCAGGCATTGGCCACGGCGGGCATTGATAAGATCGATGCCATTCCAGTACTGCACAGCCACTTTGATCACGTCATGGATAGCGGTATCGTGGCGCAACTCACAGGCGCGCAGGTACTGGGCTCTGCCTCAACGGCCATGGCGGCAGCAGGAAGCGGCATCGGCGAAGAACGGATTACTACCGTACAAACCCATCACCCTTACCAATTTGGCGATTTCACTCTCACCTTTGTTCCCGCCAGCCATGTGCCGCTGCCCGGCGTCATTGAAAACTGGACAGGCAAAGGCGAAATTACCGAACCGGTAACGCCGCCGGCATGGATCGGCGCCTGGGAAGAAGGGCAAAGTTATGGCCTGGTGGTGGAACACCCCAAGGCGCGGATTCTGGTTCAGGGCAGCGCGGGGATGCAGCCGGGGGAGCTGGAGCGGTATCAGGCGGACTATGCGCTGGTGGCCACCGCGAGCCTTGGCAAACAGAGCAAGGCGTATCAGGACGCGTACTTCAACGAGACAGTGGCGGCTGTCGGCGCCCACACCATCATTCCCGTGCACTGGGATAACTTCTTCACAGAGTTAGCGGAAGACGTACCACCACTTCCATGGATCATGGACAACCTGGATGCCTCCTTCCAGGCACTGGCAGGACGTCATCAGGGAGAATTCAGAGTACTGAAGCCGTTCAGGACGCTGGTGCTGACACCGCCGCCAGCGCCTGCTGAAGACTCGGCTCCATCGTCCTGA